The proteins below are encoded in one region of Manis pentadactyla isolate mManPen7 chromosome 2, mManPen7.hap1, whole genome shotgun sequence:
- the LOC118910567 gene encoding b(0,+)-type amino acid transporter 1-like: MERRQGREGGKGVAGQEPSGGGLRLRREIGLWSAVSLIAGCMIGSGIFMSPQGVLVYMGSPGASLVVWAVCGLLAMLGALCYAELGALIPESGGEYAYILRIFGSLPAFLVIYTFVLVGRPAAIAAVSLSFAEYAVAPFFPGCSSLPQAVLKSVAAICILLLVLVNCWSSRLATMLMNVCTVAKVFSMLLIMAGGAMVLGQGRASTAFQSAFHNTTQQVGCISMAFYQGLWSFDGWSNLNYVMEELKNPKQNLAWALMIAIPLVTSLYILVNISYLLVLSPKEILSSDVMAVSWGNQVLGAWAWLVPVAVTLSTFGSANGTFFSGSRLCYVAAREGHMPQLLSMVHVHRFMPTPALMFTTAVALALVLPGNFSIIVNFLSFIGWIVYGTTISCLLYLRMKKKNLPRPYKVPTLIPVIVLLASLCLVLAPIVDHPQIEFLYIFLFLLSGLPVYFLFVYSRCQPRCLQVATLHLQLLLEVAPNIKND; the protein is encoded by the exons ATGGAGAgaagacagggaagggaaggcgGCAAGGGGGTGGCAGGGCAGGAGCCGAGTGGTGGGGGGCTGAGGCTGAGGAGAGAGATTGGCCTGTGGAGTGCCGTGTCCCTGATTGCTGGCTGTATGATCGGCTCGGGCATCTTCATGTCACCACAGGGGGTCTTGGTCTACATGGGCAGCCCTGGGGCCAGTCTTGTGGTCTGGGCAGTCTGCGGCCTCCTGGCCATGCTAGGTGCCCTTTGCTATGCTGAGCTGGGTGCCCTGATCCCCGAATCTGGAGGGGAGTATGCCTACATCTTGCGAATCTTTGGCTCCTTGCCAGCCTTCCTGGTCATCTACACGTTTGTGCTGGTGGGCAGACCGGCTGCCATCGCTGCTGTCTCTCTGAGCTTTGCTGAGTATGCTGTGGCCCCCTTTTTCCCCGGTTGCTCCTCACTGCCCCAGGCTGTGCTCAAGAGTGTGGCTGCTATCTGCATTCTGTTGCTGGTGCTGGTCAACTGCTGGAGCTCACGGCTGGCCACCATGCTGATGAACGTGTGCACGGTTGCCAAAGTGTTCTCAATGCTGCTCATCATGGCAGGTGGGGCCATGGTGCTGGGCCAGGGCCGTGCCAGCACAGCCTTTCAGTCTGCCTTCCACAATACGACACAGCAGGTGGGGTGCATCAGCATGGCCTTCTACCAGGGCCTATGGTCCTTTGATGGCTGGAGTAACCTCAACTATGTTATGGAGGAGCTCAAGAATCCAAAA CAGAACCTGGCATGGGCGCTGATGATTGCCATCCCCCTGGTCACCAGCCTGTACATCCTGGTCAACATCAGTTATCTGCTGGTGTTGTCACCCAAAGAGATCCTTTCCTCTGATGTTATGGCTGTGAGCTGGGG GAACCAGGTTCTGGGGGCCTGGGCCTGGCTGGTGCCTGTGGCTGTCACACTCTCAACATTTGGCTCTGCCAATGGGACGTTTTTCAGCGGAAGCCGTCTATGCTACGTGGCTGCGAGAGAGGGCCACATG ccccagctgctgtCCATGGTTCACGTGCATCGCTTCATGCCGACTCCAGCCCTGATGTTCACCACGGCAGTGGCTTTGGCCCTGGTCCTCCCTGGAAACTTCAGCATCATTGTGAACTTCTTGAG CTTCATCGGCTGGATCGTCTATGGAACCACCATTAGCTGTCTCCTATACTTGCGGATGAAGAAGAAGAATCTTCCCCGGCCTTACAAG GTCCCCACTCTCATCCCTGTCATCGTGCTCcttgcttctctctgcctggTGCTGGCACCCATCGTCGACCATCCTCAGATAGAGTTCCTGTACATCTTCTTGTTCCTGCTCAGTGGCCTCCCCGTCTATTTCTTATTTGTCTACTCTCGGTGCCAGCCCAGGTGTTTGCAGGTAGCCACCTTGCATCTCCAGCTGCTCCTGGAAGTTGCTCCGAACATTAAAAACGATTGA